One stretch of Bosea vaviloviae DNA includes these proteins:
- a CDS encoding IS5 family transposase — MRGREDRSDSLFSYIRLEERVPADHPLRAIRALADEVLAGLNGRFETLYSQMGRPSIPPEMLLRATLLQAFFSVRSERMLMEQIDYNLLFRWFVGLEMDAAVWHPTVFTHNRDRLLEADVAHAFLSGLLALRQVKQLLSSDHFSVDGTLIDAWASMKSFRRKDGSDEPPGPGRNGERNFRKEKRSNVTHASTTDPDARLYRKSDGHESRLCFIGHALMENRHGLVVDATLTHATGTAEREATLAMLDRRESRHRITLGADKAYDVEAFVGDLRARQVTPHIAINGAVSKTGKVRKTAIDGRITRHPGYAISQRCRKRIEEVFGWIKTQAGLAKVKVRSRTKAEAVFTFAVAAYNLVRIPKLLAQATA, encoded by the coding sequence ATGCGGGGACGTGAGGATCGGTCGGATAGCCTGTTCAGCTACATCCGGCTGGAAGAGCGGGTTCCTGCGGATCATCCGCTGCGAGCGATCCGGGCTTTGGCGGACGAGGTTCTGGCGGGTCTGAACGGTCGCTTCGAGACGCTGTATTCGCAGATGGGTCGGCCCTCGATCCCACCGGAGATGCTGCTGCGCGCGACGCTGCTGCAGGCGTTCTTCTCGGTTCGCTCCGAGCGGATGCTGATGGAGCAGATCGACTACAATCTGCTGTTCCGGTGGTTCGTCGGGCTTGAGATGGATGCCGCGGTCTGGCACCCGACGGTGTTCACGCACAACCGCGACCGGCTTCTGGAAGCGGATGTGGCCCACGCCTTCCTGTCGGGGCTGCTGGCTTTGCGTCAGGTGAAGCAGCTCCTGTCGAGCGACCACTTCTCCGTCGATGGCACGCTGATCGATGCCTGGGCCTCGATGAAGAGCTTCCGGCGCAAGGACGGCTCGGACGAGCCGCCTGGGCCTGGCCGCAACGGCGAGCGCAACTTCCGCAAGGAAAAGCGCTCGAATGTAACCCATGCCTCGACCACCGATCCCGATGCCCGGCTCTATCGCAAGAGCGACGGGCACGAGAGCCGGCTGTGCTTCATAGGCCATGCGCTGATGGAGAACCGCCATGGCCTCGTGGTGGACGCGACGCTGACCCACGCCACCGGCACGGCCGAGCGCGAGGCAACGCTTGCGATGCTCGACCGGCGCGAAAGCCGACATCGGATCACGTTGGGAGCCGACAAGGCCTACGATGTCGAGGCCTTCGTGGGCGACCTGCGGGCGCGCCAGGTGACGCCGCACATCGCCATCAACGGCGCGGTGTCCAAGACCGGCAAGGTGCGCAAGACCGCCATCGACGGCCGCATCACCCGCCATCCCGGCTACGCGATCAGCCAGCGTTGCCGCAAGCGCATCGAGGAGGTCTTCGGCTGGATCAAGACCCAGGCCGGGCTGGCCAAGGTCAAGGTCCGGTCCCGGACCAAGGCCGAGGCGGTCTTCACCTTCGCAGTTGCCGCCTACAACCTCGTCCGCATCCCCAAGCTTCTAGCCCAGGCGACCGCATGA
- a CDS encoding tellurite resistance TerB family protein: MFNAKSLLDALVSAGSQAGKSGGQSGGLGAVLGGLAEQAQKAGGVGGLAGMAGQILGQATQGVGDAARQTGVQQKANDALGQVTGGRTPQDILAQAKGMFDKNPAMATAVLGGLGALVFGSSAGRAVVGSAAKLGGLALIGGLAYKAYQNHQAGKPLLDTQEPVQPAPAGTGFEPAAANEATALIFIRAMIAAAAADGAIDEDERKSILGGLREAGFDPEANEWLANEMAHPASVDTLVEGATSPELAAQIYTAARIAINPDTAKEKDFLAGLAGSLGLDAELVANIDAAASAAKV; the protein is encoded by the coding sequence ATGTTCAACGCCAAATCGCTTCTCGATGCCCTGGTCAGCGCCGGCAGCCAGGCCGGCAAGTCAGGCGGACAATCGGGAGGCCTCGGCGCAGTGCTCGGCGGACTGGCGGAACAGGCGCAGAAAGCCGGTGGCGTTGGCGGACTTGCCGGCATGGCCGGCCAGATTCTAGGTCAGGCGACGCAAGGTGTCGGCGATGCCGCCCGCCAAACCGGCGTCCAGCAGAAGGCCAATGATGCGCTCGGCCAGGTCACTGGCGGGCGTACGCCGCAGGACATTCTGGCCCAGGCCAAGGGCATGTTCGACAAGAACCCGGCGATGGCAACGGCTGTACTCGGCGGGCTCGGCGCGCTGGTCTTCGGCTCCTCGGCGGGGCGGGCCGTCGTCGGCTCGGCCGCCAAGCTGGGCGGCCTCGCGCTGATCGGCGGGCTGGCCTACAAGGCCTATCAGAATCATCAGGCGGGCAAGCCGCTGCTCGACACGCAGGAGCCGGTCCAGCCGGCTCCTGCCGGCACCGGCTTCGAGCCCGCAGCGGCGAACGAGGCGACGGCGCTGATCTTCATTCGCGCGATGATCGCCGCGGCAGCCGCCGACGGGGCGATCGACGAAGACGAGCGCAAGAGCATCCTCGGCGGCCTGCGCGAAGCCGGCTTCGATCCCGAGGCCAATGAGTGGCTGGCCAATGAGATGGCGCATCCGGCCTCGGTCGACACCTTGGTCGAAGGCGCAACCAGCCCCGAATTGGCGGCGCAGATCTATACGGCGGCGCGCATCGCCATCAATCCCGACACGGCCAAGGAGAAGGACTTCCTCGCCGGGCTCGCGGGCTCGCTCGGGCTCGACGCCGAGCTCGTCGCGAATATCGACGCGGCGGCGAGCGCCGCGAAGGTCTAG
- a CDS encoding MFS transporter has protein sequence MQSPSSHWSARLPFYYGWVVIGIAFVTMAVAVSARTAFSLLLPPLIDEFGWDRGLASGAFSFGFLLSAATSTFVGRVMDKHGPRVVIETGVAMLAAGLLIAPAIGAAWHLYLTLGVLVGCGANLMSFSAQSLFLPNWFVRRRAFAISIAFSGVGVGAVLLLPWLQSIISREGWRAACWVMGLIVLLVLGPLNLLVRRRPQDLGLLPDGETGSAGTGAAQRAAAVADPAWVAIEWTLARALRTGRLWWIMLGYFCALVAWYAVQVHQTKYLIEVGFSPLTAAWALGLVSAAAIPGQIGFGALSDRIGREWIWMVGCLGFAICYAALIALEHRPSPVLLYVMVIAQGFLGYALASVMGAIVFEIFEGPHFGAIFGTVTVALLGGGAAGPWLAGTIHDATGSYRLAFLLAIACCLVSAAAIWLAAPRKVRLVPGRVRRLSGPRIPRTG, from the coding sequence ATGCAATCACCATCCTCGCACTGGTCGGCGCGCCTGCCATTCTACTATGGCTGGGTGGTCATCGGCATCGCCTTCGTCACCATGGCGGTCGCCGTCAGCGCGCGCACGGCGTTCTCGCTGCTGCTGCCGCCGCTGATCGATGAGTTCGGCTGGGATCGCGGGCTGGCTTCGGGAGCCTTCTCGTTTGGCTTCCTGCTTTCGGCCGCGACCAGTACATTCGTCGGCCGCGTCATGGACAAGCATGGCCCGCGCGTCGTGATCGAGACGGGCGTGGCGATGCTGGCAGCGGGTCTGCTGATCGCGCCGGCGATCGGGGCGGCCTGGCACCTCTACCTGACGCTCGGTGTCCTGGTCGGCTGCGGCGCCAATCTGATGAGCTTTTCGGCACAGTCGCTGTTCCTGCCGAACTGGTTCGTGCGCCGCCGGGCCTTTGCGATCAGCATCGCCTTTTCCGGCGTCGGCGTCGGTGCGGTGCTGCTGCTGCCCTGGCTGCAATCGATCATCAGCCGGGAGGGCTGGCGCGCCGCCTGCTGGGTCATGGGACTGATCGTGCTGCTGGTCCTCGGCCCGCTCAACCTGCTCGTTCGGCGACGGCCGCAGGATCTCGGCCTGCTGCCGGATGGCGAGACGGGCTCAGCCGGCACTGGCGCGGCACAGCGTGCGGCAGCGGTGGCCGATCCGGCCTGGGTCGCCATCGAATGGACGCTGGCGCGGGCACTGCGCACCGGCCGCCTCTGGTGGATCATGCTCGGCTATTTCTGCGCATTGGTTGCCTGGTATGCCGTGCAGGTCCACCAGACCAAATACCTGATCGAGGTCGGCTTCAGCCCACTCACGGCCGCCTGGGCGCTCGGACTGGTCAGCGCCGCCGCCATCCCCGGCCAGATCGGTTTCGGCGCGCTGTCGGATCGCATCGGCCGCGAATGGATCTGGATGGTGGGCTGCCTCGGCTTCGCCATCTGCTATGCCGCGCTGATCGCGCTGGAGCACAGGCCGTCGCCCGTCCTGCTCTATGTGATGGTGATCGCGCAGGGTTTCCTGGGTTACGCACTCGCCTCGGTGATGGGCGCGATCGTCTTCGAGATTTTCGAAGGGCCACATTTCGGGGCGATCTTCGGGACAGTCACGGTGGCACTGCTCGGTGGCGGCGCGGCCGGGCCCTGGCTGGCCGGCACGATCCACGATGCGACCGGCAGCTATCGCCTGGCCTTCCTGCTGGCGATCGCCTGCTGCCTCGTCTCGGCGGCGGCGATCTGGCTGGCGGCGCCGCGGAAGGTGCGGCTGGTACCCGGGCGCGTCAGGCGGCTCAGTGGGCCGCGGATTCCGAGAACAGGTTGA
- a CDS encoding SMR family transporter, whose amino-acid sequence MSYLYLAIAIISEVIGTSALKASNEFTRLVPSLITVIAFASAFYFLSLTLRTIPVGIAYAIWSGVGIVLISLIALVLFGQKLDAPAMIGMVMIVAGVIVINLFSESAAH is encoded by the coding sequence ATGAGCTATCTTTATCTCGCGATCGCCATCATCAGCGAGGTCATCGGCACCTCGGCGCTGAAGGCGTCAAACGAGTTCACGCGGCTCGTGCCCTCGCTGATCACCGTGATCGCCTTCGCGAGCGCGTTCTACTTCCTGTCGCTGACCTTGCGCACGATCCCGGTCGGCATCGCCTATGCGATCTGGTCCGGCGTCGGCATCGTGCTGATCAGCCTGATCGCGCTCGTGCTGTTTGGCCAGAAGCTCGATGCCCCGGCGATGATCGGCATGGTCATGATCGTCGCCGGGGTGATCGTCATCAACCTGTTCTCGGAATCCGCGGCCCACTGA
- a CDS encoding NIPSNAP family protein: protein MITCYLRYIVDPYQLPAFEAYGKLWIRLVEKFGGKHHGYFMPSEGVSNVALAMFSFPSLAAYEDYRKRSFDDPECQAAFAMNEKDRFILSYERSFFRPVFEDDQGVRRAP from the coding sequence ATGATCACCTGCTATCTGCGTTATATCGTCGACCCCTATCAGCTGCCGGCCTTCGAGGCTTATGGCAAGCTCTGGATCCGGCTCGTCGAGAAATTCGGCGGCAAGCATCACGGCTATTTCATGCCGTCGGAGGGCGTCTCCAATGTGGCGCTGGCGATGTTCAGCTTCCCCTCGCTCGCGGCTTATGAGGACTATCGCAAGCGCTCCTTCGACGATCCCGAATGCCAGGCCGCATTTGCGATGAACGAGAAGGACCGCTTCATCCTCAGCTATGAGCGCTCCTTCTTCAGGCCGGTCTTCGAGGACGACCAGGGCGTGCGCCGGGCGCCTTGA